CCACCCATCCTTGACACATGAGATCATAGTTTCTCTGtgatttgaggaagaaaagagaatttatAAATTATTCCTGTATTTCTCCATAGAAATCCCCTGCCAggatttcaggttttctttttgtctcatGTATGCCATACTTACAGACAGCAGCTGCTGTAAATCATCAAATTAATCTTATAGCATAAAAAATATTCAATTCTAGTATCATCAGTTCTCTTTGCTATTTTCTAATGATGCTTCATACACAGGTATGAAAAGGCACTGCTAGCTATCCCACTGTGAAACTGTTCTTTATAAATTTCACTAACAGAGATAACCCTGGTGAAATTATAAGTCTACAATCGTGTTATGAcaggaaaagaaggatttttttttctagtaagtCTTTCTGCGGTCTTGTTTCATCAAAGGCTTGGATTTGGGGTTCAAATGATCCAGcatatttcataaaaattaaaTCAGATTTCTATTTAGCTGTTTGTTCTTTGGAATTGAAATAATTTATTGCAAAATCATTAATGTATTCCATCAAGggaaagaggttaaaaaaaaaagaggaggaaatactTAAGCATCAATAATGAATTTCCAGCAGCTTTTCTGTGCATCCCCAGCCAGGACCAAGAGCCAacgaagagatttttttttggaaatagttTATCAAATGTCACATTCAGTATTCTGAAGGAATACTGTTTTAGAAAGGCCATATTAAGTGAAAACCTTAAGAAAATCTTAAGATTTTCTGAAGAAACTTATCTCTGCTTTTACACACATCTGTAGCTAGGTACCTAGAACCCTTCTGGTATGCCTCACCAGCCTAAGTGCCATCTAAGCATTAACAAACAGCCTTCACCACCCCACTGAAATGGGAAATTGAGAACAAGAGAGATTCAGGACTAACTTTCACAACTGTTTGTCAGCACTAGGGTACATAAACTGATTTATCTTTATGTTTATCCTCCAGTCTAGCAGTTGCTATATTAAATACATGTGAACACATTTCCAACTGTTTTTTCCTAAGGAAACCAAAGTTTCAGAAAACAGTGTTTATTATCTCCTACTGCAGTATCTATCACACCTACCTTTCAGTGTAGGAATTCATATCACTTGCTGTTATAAACACTTTGGATGCAGTCTGAGGGTACAGATAATACAACCTAACAGCCAGCTGCTGCATAAAAGGACTTTTCTCACTTGCTATGCATTCCCATCACCCTGTCTTGTGTTAGCACTGGCACCTGTCTGATGTCTCAGGAGACAGTTCAGAAAGCTAAACCAGCAGAAAATTAACCCTACAAAACCAGGGTAAGTTTCCTGCCATTCAGCATCCTGAACCAGGTCAGACAGGTCCCAATACCCACACCTGGatttgagaggaagagagaataCAGCCAGGGTTGTAAAGCATGACCACCTCTTTTGATGACAGCTAGTCACTAAGTCAGATTAGCTGTAACATCAGACCGTATGTTTATTGACACTGCTTTATCCTTTTCCTcagccagctgcagcctcttCAGCCCTACACCTCAGACACATGCTATAGGCTcctcaggagaggcagagggtGTCAGTCCTAACTCCCAAACCTGCGGTCAAGTACACTTGCCTATGCTTAATTTCAGCTTTCGCCCTGAGCAGCAACATAACTGGCCAGGTTGAAACCCATACTCTAGCATATGATCCTACTGTTTATATTTTAGCACAAGCTTTATTATTATACTGATTCtatgtttaaaatattatttttaaggtgGCTTCAAGCTGGCATTGGGTAAAATGTAATACCATAACAAAACAACACACATTGTTAATACCACTGCCTGCCTTCAGGTGGCAATTAGTGGTGGAAAAGTGGACACGACAAAACTTCTCCCTTCAAGCTGTAAAGATCTGAAATGACAGCAAATTCTTAGTGGCTCAAAGCCAGTATGAAGGTTAAGCTCCTAAATGGAAGCAGGGGCCCATGCTGTGGCAAGGATTCCATCTAATTCCCTCTGCAAGCTGCTCTGCACAGCAGCTGTGCTTTTCCTGAGGGCACCTTCTCCAATTTCTTTAAGCAGGCATCTGCCTAAGAGTTGTCAAAGGAAGAGTTCTGCTTGTGATTTGAAATATCAGTGTGCTATGCAATGCTATCACTTTCATTTCACAGAATGGAGATAATTAGGTACAAAGAAGTAAGGATAAGGCAAGGGATTGGAAATGGAAACCTGTTCTGGCTCTTGCCTTCGCACTCCCAATTCACTCAGGCTTTCCTTTCTTCAGTTTCCCCATACGGTGACTACTACAGAATTTCCCCACTATGCAGTGGTGCTTCACTCCTCAATCTTTATAAAATGCACCAGGATGCACAGGGAACAGTGTCACGACAAGGCTCCTCCAGCTACAGCATGGAGGGAGAAGGTGTACAGGCATCACTGTAGGTCATGACAGGAACACTGCAATGTGCACTGTTGatgtgggggagggaagagagacaaAGTCCTCATAGTCCTCTTGGTAAATCTGTACCTGAGCAGAGGCATTCAAAACACTATCTTGCTAAAGGTTGGTCACACAGGTCAATGATATACACGGCAGTAGAAGCCTGTCTCCTGAGCTCATGCCCCTGTCACTGCAGCATGGCATTCTGGATGCATGCCTTGCATCACAAAcattacttttttcttccagttcatgCTGGCAAGCCATTCTACATGTCCATCATTCAGTCAAATGTCCTCTGCTTAAATATTGAAGATCAttgaaatggagagagaaaaggagaaaacagcaatactgacctttccccccctcctccatGTAACATTTTACACAGCAATGATCTTGGCTGTATAAGCTAATATAGTGCATCTGCAGAGAGCTACAAATGCTACGTATCagcatgttttcaaaattttacATAAAACTAGAAGTGGGAGGAAAATCCAAGCATAACTGCATAACTAATGCTTCCTTTAAAGTGCCAACTGAGACACATCTTTAACTATGGATCTGAGCCTTCAGAGGCCTAaaatgttgttgctttttttccaggGTTTCCACTCTGTTCCAGATTTAACAGCTGAAATGTTTCTTGGTACTCTGCTCCCATCAGGTATTAAGTTTCTAATCCAGAGTTGGTCATTCCAGCTTTACGGTATTGGGTTTACAGGGACAAGTGACGCAGGAgctaaaagcagcaaaaaggcaTCAGGTTCACATTCTTCAGCCTGATACTAGAgctaaaagcagcaaaaaggcaTCAGGTTCACATTCTTCAGCCTGATACTAGCAGTTATCCGTGACAATGCAATGAAAATATTCTACCAGCTGCTGAAATTCAAAAAGTTATCTTTTGAAAAGAATCAGACACAGCACCCGTACTTAGTGGCCATTATTAGCTTACCTGCTATCAAAGTTGAAGGAAATATTGTCTGCTTAGCTGCATATCATATCAGTGCAGAGCCCACAAGTCACAGCATGGTGCAGTGCAGAGGTATGTGAGCTTCCTGGACAGTAACGAACATAAATGCAAGGGAAGGCAATGCTTCAACAAAAGGAGCGTCAAATATTCTTCCCTACTGAGCTGTCCTGTGTCATGCCTTCCATGTGTCCCCCTTCTATCAACTTAACAGGACAGTATGAGTAAGAAGGGAGCCCAGGTGCCTCTAAGGAGGCACAATGACACTTAGCTACTGAATTTGCTCTCTACTTAGACAATTATACCTGTCACAAAATAGAAAGTGACATCGATCAGACAGTATTTTCTGTATTACTAGATGAATTGTTTTGCTTGTGGTTTTAGTTCTCAGGACCTGCTCTGTGCAGGACCAAATCCTGTAAGCATACAGAATGTCCATGACAATAATAAAGAGAAATACAGGTAGAACACAGCATGACAGACATATAAAGGAGACTGTATGATGCGACTCAGAAATGCAGAACACTTGACTTCACTGATTCACTTACTGACAACTACAAAAAGCTTCACAGAGAAAGATGCAGAGTTACCTGACCTCTTTCTATAATATGACATAGACTCCTACTCTATTTTTTCAAAGAAGCTGGGAATTATGGATAGAAAacactaaataaataataatagcattTTCATGGTTGCAAAATAAGAGATTGTCAAACATTATTCTTCAAAGTTCAGGAACACTTTCATGTTTATATTAATATATGCAGACATACATAATCCTTCCCAGAGAAAATATCACAAAGTGTAAAATGATACTAAATAAACCAGAATATAAACATCAACACCTATGCTTATTTGATGGGTAATGCTGGTTCAAACTTGCACTTTATCAGCAGATGCACCTCCTTTCGATGGCTGACCAACGGAACGGAACAAAATAATTCTTCATAAATAATGTTTCATGTAATTACTTATGAcagttttcagctgcttttcaaaatgtCCTGACTCAAAATTTCTAACAATGCATTTTGAAGTCACAGTGAACTTTTTTTTGGGTTAAAACACTGGTGTAAGTTTTTTCAGAGCTAAATTCCAATACACCACCCAAAGCTAGTGATGACAACGTGCATGGATAAGACTGTGAAGTCTGTCTTCCTGGAGAACCTTCCCTAGACTTCACTATGAGCCGGGAAAGCAACTACAAAGTTCATGCCGACAGGCATCCAGACGTCCCAGATTCGTGCTTCCTGTCTCACCGAGTTACCACACCGCTTTCAAGATGAAAGAAAGAATCTACAATTACAGTGTAGGTGTAGCTCCCTTTCTAgtgggcagccaggcagggccTTAGTCATCCCTTAGTCCGGGCTAACAGGGATGGCCACTCCACCTCCAGGGCCGGGAGCTGGGCACAAACcgggctgcagctgtgcagccgCAGACGCCTCCCGAGCCGGGAGGGAGGCCGAGAGTGGGGGCAGCTCCAGGCTCCTTCCGGCCGCGCCACAAGCGGCCCTCGCCGCGCTCCGCGGCGACAGCCCCCCAGAGGTGCCGATTCTGCTCCTCTGCCGCTCCGAGGCCGGCCCCGAAGGGACGAGCCTGCCCCCAAAAGGCAAACGGCCAACGGTTAAAGGTCCTCCCGCGACACCATCCCGGCCAGCTGTTAACGGCCGCTCAGATGCGGCCGCCCCTGGGAGGGTTGGGGGTGGGGGCCGCGGGGTCGCCGGCGCACGCGCATGCGCCCTCAGCGCCGGGCACGCGCCAGGCAGCCCCACGCGgcgccggcgccccgcccccagcgccccggaGGCCGGCCTTAGCGCGCACGCGCCGTACCGCCTCGGCCCGCCCACTTCTCCACAGGGCAGGGGCTCAACCGAACCCAGCGCTGCTTCCCCCTGCCTGGCTCGACCAATCGCCAGGCCCGCCGCTGCCTCCTCGCCCGCCACGCATTCTCACGTGGCGACGTCAGCGCCTTGCCCCTGAAGACTTTCGACTGGCCCCAGGCACTTCCTACCCCGCAGCTGATTGGCCGCGGCGCTGGGGCACATGCGCAGAGGCCAGTCCTCGCCCCGGCGCACGGCCCTTCGGAAGGGGGTGGCTCCGCCCCCTTCGCCTCAACCAAACGCGGcgcccccctcctccctctcGGGCCGTGTCAAGCGGCGGCCACCAACGTGGAGAGCGGAAGCTGCCTCCCTGCGGCCGTCGCGTCGGGGCAGGCGCGCGCGGGGCTGCCGAGCCGCAGCCGTTAGGCGGTGCCGCTCGCGCTCTGCGGCCAGGCGCGGCGGGACCCGCGAGGCAGCGCCGCCGGCCGGCGCCATCGCGAGGGCTCACCTGTTggctgccgccgcccgctgctccctgcccgcccgcctcccccacgccgcgcccggccccgccgccgccatggccgagACCGAGGAGAGGAGCCTCGACGACTTCTTCGCCAAGCGGGACAAGAAGAAGCGGAAGGAGAAGAGCAGCCGAGGGGCCGCCGcctccagcgccgccgccgccgccgcctccaacGCCGCagcggccgccaccgccgccgggggGCCCCGCCCGGCCGACGGCAGCGgctccggcgccgccgcctccaccGCCGGCTCCGCCAAGACCAAGGTGCGGCGGGGAGagggcgcgggccgggcgggggccgctCCGCCGCGCGGTGGGGGAAGGGTCACGGCTCCCTCCGCCCGCCCGGCGGCTTCCTGCCGGCAgggggcgccgccggcccggcccggcgcggggagcggggccgccgggccaCGCGGGTgtctgcgcggcggcggcggcggcagggcccagcgcgccgcgtccccgccgcccTTGGAGGCCCGCAGCCaggcgggggccccgcggggcggctccgggccgccgctctgccccgcgctcgggctccggcccggcccgcgctggcTGCTGGCCTCGGCGCCAGGCGCCTGCATCAGGTGCCGCCTCGAAGCCACCCGGCTCTGTGGCCCGGGGGCTTTAGCGATGAGACCCCTCCGGATCCGCAGGCGGCGGGCGCCCAGCCTTTTTTGCCCTTCTGCCAAGAGGGTTTTACTGCCAGAAATTTTTTGTACTGTGTCGCAGCGAGGCGGCTGGAATGCAAGGGAGGCTGCGGAGCTCGTGGTTCAGTTAGTGCTGTGCCGCGTATTTCAAAACGAGTTTTGAGAAATACCGTTCCGTTTCCTAACGTCGTTCAGCTCAGGGAGCTGGACGCCCGCAGTAGCTTTCCGAGTAGACCCAAGTCAGTAATAATCTTTCACCtactcttcttttttctcatttgcttttagaATAATATCTCATTTTACTGAAGCTTGAACTTAGGTTAGAAATAAAGATCATAAAGCTAAACATGAAATGTATGATAATTTGAAAAATATGGTGTTGCCTTAGAGGAGGCGATGTAAGACATCAGAAACACTTTAGAGCTGTAGAGTTGTGTTCTTTGCAAAAGACTTAATCTTCAGCAACCAGATCAATAACATGAGATCACTTTCTACTTACGCTGTTACTCCTTAGTTTTCCTGCTAGAGGCTGATGATGTAGGATAATATCGTCCTAGGACAGTAACCTTAAAAGAAGTTGTTTCCCCATCTATTGAGCAGGAAGGAGATCATACTATTGGCTGCCTTGCTTGCAAGGTCCTCGTATTCCAAGTAGGAGAACTGCCCTTCATGTAAAGTGTAGGAAGTACATAAACTACTAATTGGACTGTGTATGTCTTAAAGCTGTGTCCAGGAGCATAAGAGGACTAATCTGTTCTGGTCCCTTTTTGGCCTACTTTAATAACCTTTGGATCTGCTGCTGATTAAGCAGTACGACAAAATTGGCTCCAGTTAGGTGGGTTCCTCTTCCTCCAAACACTTTATCAGACTCTGTTTAAAACTTACAGGAACACTCTCCAAAGACtagtttctgctgtttttgtaTACTAAATTTGCTGTATTTGTGAAACtaactttttttatttgaatatgtttttcaaaaaaagcGCTATTTAAAAACACGTAAGGCTATAAATGTCATGTGAATTTGAAAAAGTCAAATGTACTAATATTAATTTTTGTCCTAAATCTACTGTAAGCTGCTCTGAATATTCGTTACTGTTTGGCTCGTATCAAGTAGGTGATTGAGAAAGTAAAGCTAAAGCTTGCTTGTGCATCCAAGCTGTCAAAAACACTCACTGTCAGTGAAAGGGAGAGATATTGCCTTATTTCCTTGCTCTTGACTGCGTGATCCTGTTCTCTACTGTGTGTTTTCTCTTGACTTTCCTCTGGTCCTTTCCTAAGCTGATCTGGTTTTCTTTCActtgaatgatttttctttttgctaaggCACTTTTTTAGCTGTTCCAGTGAGTTAAAATCAGCTCACAAGTGCATTGTAGATGGCATACAGTCAGTTAGGGCAGGGGTGAGCTGAATCCTTGCCCCTGTTGGCAATGGTGCACAGAAACTGATTTGCCTTGAAACTGCAGCTTTTCCCTTTGTATTGCCTTTCTTATATCTTCCATTCTGCTTCTGGTGAAAAGATGGTAACAagttataatatttttttcttttcttacaggaAGAGGATGATTGGAAGGAGTTtgagcaaaaggaagaaattgaTTATAGTGGTCTTAGAGTTCAGTCCATGCAAATAAGgtactgtttttgtttctctcccAGACTAGCGATCATTAATTCTAAAAGTAGTTTCTTTCTTGGAAATAGAAGTTTATATGTTTGCCGCTACAGAACTGTTTGCAGTAGGGTAACTTAGGTTTGACAGTTGTCTACAGATGTTCTTATTTCCTAAACTCTCATGTTGGTATTTTTGCTGACTTGCATGCTCTCTCACACACCtgcatgcatatgcacacactCGTGTGTATTTTGGGAGGGGAGCAGGGGTGAAAACttactatttttattacaaatgctTCGTGTTCCTGATCGTAAAGATAGTAAATTGGGAATTTGCCTATGAGAGAAGTGCAGGGTAGTAATGCCCTCCACATCACTTGACTGCTTTAAAGAGACCTGATTCAATCTACTCAGCATCTCAGTTGGGGGAGTAATTGCCTGAAcagttgcatttttattttgggaGTGTGAAGAATAGAGTTGGTGAAACTAGTGTCCTCTGGCATGAACCTTTAGGATTGCATTTATGAGTTTTATCCAAAGTGGCACAATAGATAATCACGTCTGAATGACACCTTAAGCAACAAGTGGGGTGCTTCACTGACTTAGAGGTCAAACTTAATTGCTTTTCAGCCAAACAATGTAATTCAGTTTTCCAGACAAGAGGCCAGCATTTTGAGCACTGTTACTGCTATATTGTATTTTCAGGCATGTGGAACTTCTTGCTGCAGGATTTTAGAGCTACTCAGAGTTTGTGGATTCAGGGGGAGACTGGacaagtaaatgaaagaaaaaaacattgaagGTTATTAGTTAGAAAGACATCATGCCCAGCTCAGGAGGTCTCTTTGCTGAAAATAGCTGGACACTGAGAGcgcagaggggaggggggaagattaTATATGCTTTCTATGTTCTTGCTGTTCCATAGACATCTGCTTATGACTATACTTTAAAATAGGGTAATGATGTGTTTGCACCCTTGATCCAGCTTCATATGATTGTTCTCATACTATCAAAGGCCGTTGTTATCAAAGGCCATTTAGTTTTCAGAAATGACAGGGGATTTTTTGGTAAGACTGTTCTCTGATTATTACTTTTCCAAAAAGCTTATCCATTCTTGATTAGTAGGATTTGTTGTTTTATAATCTTCTTCTGTATTCAGATatgctgctgctcttctgatCAATGCTTTGGGTTATTTAACCTGACCCTCCTGTATGTCCTGACCCTCCATGTACACCCTAGTATACCACATAGCTTTTTAGGGTAGCTGTCATTGGCTGATTATTTTTGAGTGTGCGACTCTTTCCAGTAGGGATGAAAGAAAAGCTCTGATGAATCCTCTGCAAAAGCTGGACAGTATCTTCTATATAgactattttatcttttaaaaaatatatgatgCTTTTCCTCTTAACCTtggatgactttttaaaaaaatgaataagtaTGAGTAGGTTATATTTATGTATGGAGAAGAGTAAGAGTTTTTCAGGTAGCTGTGGATACAGGGAAAAGGGACTTAGGATTTGCTTTCTGTGGCTACTCTTCTACAATTTCTTCCTCCTGACTATAGCAAATGATGCAAGAAGAATGCCGCTTTCTCTGCCTGTCTTAGCATACTTTCATAATATTTGCTTGTCCTAGTACAAAAAAACCTTAAGTTCAAAATAATAAGATAATTTACTTGGCCACTTAGTATAATTtgaacttgtctttttttttcttgtttttttcacttCATTTGCTGAACTGTGTGGCACTGTGGCAAAATTGTTCTGAGGGAAGTGGTAATATGGTGGTTACAGGACTAAGATAGTCAGATTAAATCTAGCATCTTCTATGCAGTAGTTATGAAGTCTGTCCTTGGTGATTGTGTAATCTCTGGCAAGTCTTTGACCTCTATTTGTAAAATGCTACTTATCGTTTCTCTTTCGTAGTGAAAAAGAAGATGATGAaagtgaaaaaagagaagaaccaGGTGACAACTGGGAGGAGGCTGGAGGTGGTGTAGACAAATCATCTGGTCCTTGGAACAAGTCAGCTCCTGCACCAGCACCTGTTGTTGAAACAACTGGTAAATTTAACTCGGGTTTTTGGGGGTTCGTGTTTTTTCTTCAGTCAGAAGATTCCTATCTGGTTGAATTTCATTTATTCAGAGGCAACTGTCCTATCCTGACACCTCATAACATCTAATGGCTTGCTTTATGTACTTAGAAGCAAATAAGAAAATCTTGTGAAGGGGTCTGAGGAACTGAATTGGTAGTGCTATTCAGATATTCAAAATAAGCATGcatgaaggttttctttttttttcagccttcaaaagtacaaaataaaatcatCCCTTCTTTGAAAGAGATCCCTATACTTTGCTATCTGCAAAGAATCTGttgaaatatttctgttgatctaaaaatactgctttgagaATAAGCTGATATTCAGTCAGTGTCTGATGGCCAATATGGCATTTCCTAAGCAGGTTTCAGTAATTGGTAcactgttttttggggggttttttctcTGTCCAAATCAGTTGTGGGTTACAGGAAATACGGCATTGCAAAATGAGGCTTACTTCAGGTTTGATTTAAATACAATTTCATAATATTAGTGGAGATAAACTATTTAGGTAGTCATGGTCTGAGTTCAGACTACTCTCTTCTGTTGAGAAATTCATTGGAAAGTGGGCTGCTATGCTTTCTGTCACTCCTTGTTTTTACAAGTGAAGTCCTCGTGTGAAGTTAATAGGTACATTATTTTTTCACTAATCAGTGTTACTTCATTGTACATTGTTACCTGAAGTATGAACTATTTGAATATTCTCTTCTACATCTGTGGAGGTGCTGTAAATGAGACTTGGCAAATACAAATTTGTGTTAAAACCTCAAGTTTTTAAAGGCAAGCTATTAATAAATTGCAAACAAGATGTAGGAAGTTCTGTTCAGTGGTTCAAATGCTCTGAACTTGGTGAGGCACTACAGTAGAGCCACACGTTAATTTGACTAATAAGCAAATCTTAAATTAGATGACACTTGGCTTCTGGACTTGTCCAAAATGTTTGCCTCCAGAGCATTAGAAGGTGTGAAAACATacttgtaacatttttttttttcttgatctgttTCCTTTTTGGGATGAATGCAAACTTACTTGCTTGTCTAAAATTCATTCTTATAAATAGTTACAGAAGCCCCAGAACCAGTGCAAACTAGTGGTGTGTACAGGCCGCCTGGTGCCAGGGAGGGCAGGCCACGGAGAGCACAGCAAGGACCACCAGAAATCTATAGTGATACGCAGTTTCCATCGCTGCAGTCCACTGCCAAGCTTGTAGACAGTCGAAAGTAAGTACATTTCATTAATCCCCTAATAGATGTTTTAACTGTGTTCTGAGTTCTTGTTTTGTTATAGAGATTAAGCCAGTATCTTTCCGCATAGGAAAGGAAAAACTAAGAGAAGTTATTCCCCATCTGGCAAAGAGATGGGAGAGGTCTTAACTGTGTTTTCCAACTCTGTGGAGGGCTTTCCATGAAACCGCTTTCATGGGCAATAGCGCAATGAGATAGCCAAACAAGACTGACAGTTATCCATCTGATAGACTTATTAAAGGATTTTTCCTGATCTAGAGTGTTTCTGCTCTTGACAACGTGCTGAAACACCAACCATGGCGAGGCTCTGTGCTGTTTACCTATCAGTAGAAATGAACAGAATATTTTGAGTACACTGCCTTCTCATTAGAAATGTGAAGGTGACTTAAGTGAAAGAATGTGATTTAATACAAACATAAATTCAAAAACTTGCTATTTGAGCCCTGAATTGGAAAGATGAGTCCTCCAGTTTTACTGAAGCCTGTtgtattttcttgtgttcaagaAAATTCTTGTTCTCATGCCCGAGTCTCCTGGTTTTTCCATAGTCTCATTCCCTGCAGAAGGGATAGCTAGGCTAATACCCAATTCACTTGTATTTTTGACTTCTCAGTGTGGTTCTGACTGACACAGCCTAGCAGCAGAagctttggtgtttttttttttcctattgctggTCTAGTTTTGTTTCTCTGGGAAACGAGACATGTTGTCATTGATGCTTTAGGGCTTGAATGGTGTAAATTGGGCTAAGATGAAAATCTGTGAATGCTATTTTGACATAACACATTAAGTATGGTACACCCAGTTATATATGTTCTTCTGATTACTAGTCTGCATTCTAGAAAGTGAATGGACTTCTCTTTTCTACCACTCTATTTTTCCTAAAAGtgcttttaaatatacttttgaGAATGTTAATATTGAAATTTAGAATTTGATCTGAATTGTACAGGAAGGTGAGCTTGATTGTGGAGAATGGTTTTTACAAGATTTGCTTGGGAATGTTTGGCTATCCTGTTAAAACTCTAGACCTTCATGTTTTGTGTTTgtagtaaaaatgtttttcttgggATGGGGTGGAAATCAGCTAGAAATTCACAATTCACGAGCTAGTGATAAGATATTTACTGATTACATTTATTTTCCCTTAGGGATAAAGAAATGGAGAAGAGCTTTGAAGTAGTAAAACACAAAACTAGAGGTAGGGATGAGGTCTCAAAAAACCAGGCACTTAAACTTCAGCTAGACAACCAGTATGCTGTGCTTG
This Dromaius novaehollandiae isolate bDroNov1 chromosome 2, bDroNov1.hap1, whole genome shotgun sequence DNA region includes the following protein-coding sequences:
- the CDV3 gene encoding protein CDV3 homolog isoform X1 → MRRGQSSPRRTALRKGVAPPPSPQPNAAPPSSLSGRVKRRPPTWRAEAASLRPSRRGRRARGCRAAAVRRCRSRSAARRGGTREAAPPAGAIARAHLLAAAARCSLPARLPHAAPGPAAAMAETEERSLDDFFAKRDKKKRKEKSSRGAAASSAAAAAASNAAAAATAAGGPRPADGSGSGAAASTAGSAKTKEEDDWKEFEQKEEIDYSGLRVQSMQISEKEDDESEKREEPGDNWEEAGGGVDKSSGPWNKSAPAPAPVVETTVTEAPEPVQTSGVYRPPGAREGRPRRAQQGPPEIYSDTQFPSLQSTAKLVDSRKDKEMEKSFEVVKHKTRGRDEVSKNQALKLQLDNQYAVLGDQ
- the CDV3 gene encoding protein CDV3 homolog isoform X2, giving the protein MRRGQSSPRRTALRKGVAPPPSPQPNAAPPSSLSGRVKRRPPTWRAEAASLRPSRRGRRARGCRAAAVRRCRSRSAARRGGTREAAPPAGAIARAHLLAAAARCSLPARLPHAAPGPAAAMAETEERSLDDFFAKRDKKKRKEKSSRGAAASSAAAAAASNAAAAATAAGGPRPADGSGSGAAASTAGSAKTKEEDDWKEFEQKEEIDYSGLRVQSMQISEKEDDESEKREEPGDNWEEAGGGVDKSSGPWNKSAPAPAPVVETTVTEAPEPVQTSGVYRPPGAREGRPRRAQQGPPEIYSDTQFPSLQSTAKLVDSRNLTSYSLS
- the CDV3 gene encoding protein CDV3 homolog isoform X3, coding for MRRGQSSPRRTALRKGVAPPPSPQPNAAPPSSLSGRVKRRPPTWRAEAASLRPSRRGRRARGCRAAAVRRCRSRSAARRGGTREAAPPAGAIARAHLLAAAARCSLPARLPHAAPGPAAAMAETEERSLDDFFAKRDKKKRKEKSSRGAAASSAAAAAASNAAAAATAAGGPRPADGSGSGAAASTAGSAKTKEEDDWKEFEQKEEIDYSGLRVQSMQISEKEDDESEKREEPGDNWEEAGGGVDKSSGPWNKSAPAPAPVVETTVTEAPEPVQTSGVYRPPGAREGRPRRAQQGPPEIYSDTQFPSLQSTAKLVDSRKY